The following proteins come from a genomic window of Drosophila sulfurigaster albostrigata strain 15112-1811.04 chromosome X, ASM2355843v2, whole genome shotgun sequence:
- the LOC133848356 gene encoding ATP-binding cassette sub-family F member 1, which yields MSKAKGKKKERFDDDDELQLDAEKVSVSDKKKQQQATASKKQQQGKKGKRGGGNNDSSDNESLTSSKVADDFDGKAKPKKAAANKKGNKKGKRNNDDWSDDEEQQQQKKPVADESDEEETPKSVPKKQQQQGKKSKKNNKKKQDEGFSDDDDDDNNKQLDDDEELDEPVVAKPASKKSKKKQQQQKNKFALSDDEEEDDAAEEEEEEEEQPKPAAKKSKQKQQKQQKNKYELSDNEEPEEAEVEAEEESTSAQEEQPVEAKPEPKLEEQLEELQLKDEPEAEAEQEPEPKSEESVEAKEKKLTHKEKKKQKKQLEYERQMDLMTKKGGAGHSDLDSNFTMSQVQKSAGQQAALEHAVDIKIENFTISAKGNDLFVNANLLIAHGRRYGLVGPNGHGKTTLLRHIATRAFAIPPNIDVLLCEQEVVATDKTAIDTILDADVKRTELLKKSEELEKQFAGGDLTVQEELNDTFAELKAIGAYSAEARARRILAGLGFSKEMQDRPTNKFSGGWRMRVSLARALYLEPTLLMLDEPTNHLDLNAVIWLDNYLQGWKKTLLIVSHDQSFLDNVCNEIIHLDQKKLQYYKGNYSMFKKMFVQKRREMIKEYEKQEKRLRELKAHGQSKKAAEKKQKETLTRKQEKNKSKQQKQDEDEGPQELLARPKEYIVKFRFPEPSQLQPPILGVHNITFAFDGQKPLFIKADFGIDLTSRVAIVGPNGVGKSTFLKLLLGELEPQQGEQRKNHRLHVGRFDQHSGEHLTAEESAAEYLQRLFNLPHEKARKALGSFGLVSHAHTIKMKDLSGGQKARVALAELCLSAPDVLILDEPTNNLDIESIDALAEAINEYEGGVIIVSHDERLIRETGCTLYVIEDQTINEIDGEFDDYRKEVLDSLGEVVNNPSVVANAAVLQ from the exons ATGTCGAAAGCGAAAGGCAAAAAGAAGGAACGCtttgatgacgacgacgaactGCAATTGGATGCGGAGAAAGTGAGTGTCAGCgacaagaagaagcagcagcaagcaacgGCGTccaagaagcagcagcaaggcaAAAAGGGAAAGCGTGGCGGTGGCAACAACGACTCCAGCGACAATGAATCTTTGACCAGCAGCAAAGTGGCCGATGACTTCGACGGCAAAGCGAAGCCAAAGAAGGCGGCTGCCAATAAAAAGGGTAACAAGAAAGGTAAGCGCAACAATGATGATTGGAGCGATGacgaagagcagcaacagcaaaagaagcCCGTGGCCGATGAATCCGATGAAGAGGAGACGCCAAAGAGTGTGCCcaagaaacagcagcagcagggcaaGAAGAGTAAAAAGAACAATAAGAAGAAACAGGACGAAGGTTTcagtgatgatgatgatgacgacaacaacaaacagctgGACGATGATGAGGAGCTGGATGAGCCGGTGGTTGCCAAGCCGGCATCGAAAAAGTCcaaaaagaagcagcagcaacagaagaaTAAGTTTGCCTTAAGCGACGACGAAGAGGAAGACGATGCAgcagaggaggaggaagaggaagaggagcaGCCTAAGCCGGCAGCAAAGAAATccaagcagaagcaacagaagcagcagaagaacaAATACGAATTGAGCGACAACGAGGAACCAGAGGAAGCAGAGGTGGAAGCGGAAGAGGAGTCGACATCGGCGCAAGAGGAGCAGCCAGTGGAAGCGAAGCCAGAGCCAAAGCTGGAGGAACAGTTGGAAGAGCTGCAGCTTAAGGACGAGCCGGAAGCGGAGGCAGAACAGGAGCCGGAGCCCAAGTCGGAGGAATCTGTCGAAGCCAAGGAAAAGAAGTTGACGCacaaggagaagaagaagcaaaagaaacaactCGAATACGAGCGTCAAATGGATCTGATGACCAAAAAAGGCGGCGCTGGTCACTCGGATCTCGATAGCAATTTCACCATGTCGCAGGTGCAAAAGAGTGCCGGACAACAGGCTGCTCTGGAGCATGCGGTGGACATTAAGATCGAGAACTTCACCATATCCGCCAAGG GCAACGATCTGTTCGTGAATGCCAATCTGCTGATCGCGCATGGACGTCGCTATGGCCTCGTTGGCCCCAATGGACACGGCAAGACGACGCTGTTGCGCCACATTGCCACACGTGCCTTCGCCATACCGCCCAACATCGATGTGCTGCTGTGTGAACAGGAAGTGGTAGCCACCGACAAGACGGCCATCGATACCATCTTGGATGCAGATGTTAAACGCACCGAGTTGCTCAAAAAGAGCGAAGAGCTGGAGAAACAATTCGCTGGCGGCGATCTGACGGTGCAAGAGGAACTCAACGACACCTTTGCCGAACTAAAAGCCATCGGTGCGTATTCGGCAGAGGCGCGTGCTCGCCGCATCTTAGCCGGTCTTGGGTTCAGCAAAGAGATGCAGGATCGTCCCACGAACAAGTTCTCCGGTGGCTGGCGTATGCGTGTCTCTTTGGCCCGTGCTCTCTACTTGGAGCCGACGCTGCTGATGCTCGACGAGCCGACAAATCACTTGGATTTGAATGCGGTCATTTGGCTGGACAACTATTTGCAGGGCTGGAAGAAAACGTTGCTCATCGTGTCTCACGACCAGAGTTTCCTCGATAATGTGTGCAACGAGATCATCCATTTGGACCAGAAGAAACTGCAATACTACAAGGGCAACTACTCCATGTTCAAGAAGATGTTTGTGCAGAAGCGTCGCGAGATGATCAAGGAATACGAGAAGCAGGAGAAGCGTCTGCGCGAACTTAAGGCCCACGGCCAGTCGAAGAAGGCGGCGGAGAAGAAGCAAAAGGAGACGCTCACACGGAAACAGGAGAAGAACAAGTcgaagcaacagaagcaggacgaggacgagggaCCACAGGAATTGTTGGCCCGCCCCAAAGAGTATATTGTGAAGTTCCGTTTCCCGGAGCCATCGCAGCTGCAGCCCCCAATTCTGGGTGTGCACAACATCACGTTCGCCTTCGATGGCCAGAAACCGTTGTTCATTAAAGCGGACTTTGGCATTGATCTGACCAGTCGTGTGGCCATCGTGGGTCCCAATGGCGTGGGCAAGTCGACGTTCCTCAAGCTACTGCTGGGCGAACTGGAGCCGCAACAGGGTGAGCAGCGCAAGAATCATCGCTTGCATGTGGGACGCTTCGATCAGCATTCGGGCGAGCATCTGACAGCAGAGGAATCGGCGGCTGAGTATCTGCAGCGTCTGTTCAATTTGCCGCACGAGAAAGCGCGCAAGGCGTTGGGCTCGTTTGGTCTTGTCAGTCATGCGCACACCATCAAGATGAAGGATCTATCCGGTGGCCAAAAGGCGCGTGTGGCGCTTGCCGAGCTGTGCTTGAGTGCACCCGATGTTTTGATATTGGATGAGCCGACGAATAATCTGGATATTGAGTCAATTGATGCACTCGCCGAAGCGATCAATGAGTATGAGGGCGGCGTCATCATTGTGTCCCACGACGAGCGTTTGATACGTGAAACCGGCTGCACATTGTATGTGATTGAGGATCAGACCATCAACGAGATCGATGGCGAGTTCGATGACTATCGCAAGGAGGTGCTCGACTCGCTCGGCGAGGTGGTCAACAATCCCAGTGTGGTGGCCAATGCCGCTGTGCTGCAGTAG
- the LOC133848369 gene encoding uncharacterized protein LOC133848369: MNTPFESRTLVNGGLLKQFTGQSVSIMVRVESVAGTNLMASSTDNHKLRISLPSELSAAQGAWVEVIGVSSSGDTIRAKEVIEFGGENIDFDVDSYNAMTQLLNNVKLFYRYG; this comes from the exons ATGAATACACCATTTGAATCACGAACACTCGTTAATGGCGGTCTGCTTAAGCAGTTTACGGGCCAGTCGGTGAGCATAATGGTGCGTGTGGAAAGCGTGGCGGGCACAAATTTGATGGCGAGCAGCACCGATAATCACAAGTTGCGCATTAGTTTGCCGAGCGAATTGAGTGCGGCACAAGGCGCCTGGGTGGAGGTGATTGGTGTCTCCAGCAGCGGTGACACCATACGCGCCAAGGAG GTTATTGAATTTGGCGGCGAGAATATCGATTTCGATGTGGACAGCTACAATGCTATGACGCAGCTGCTCAACAATGTGAAACTCTTCTATCGCTATGGCTAA